GCGGGACGAACTCGCGGAAGCTCTGGCCGGTGTAGATCTGGCGCGGCCGGTTGATCTTCGCGGTCGGCTCGTTGACCTGCTCCAGGTAGTGGGCGATCCAGCCCGGCAGACGGCCCATGGCGAACAGGACGGTGAAGAAGTCCTCCGGGAAGCCCATGGCGCGGTAGATCAGGCCGGTGTAGAAGTCGACGTTCGGGTAGAGCTTGCGGGAGATGAAGTAGTCGTCGTTGAGGGCGATCTCCTCCAGGTTCATCGCGAGGTCCAGCAGGTTGTCGCCACCGAGGTGCTCGAGGATCTCGTGCGCGGACTCCTTGACGATCGCGGCGCGCGGATCGTAGTTGCGGTACACGCGGTGACCGAAGCCCATGAGCTTGACGCCCGGCTCCTTGTTCTTGACGCGGGTCATGAACTCGGTCGCGTCGTCGCCGTTGGCGTGGATGTCCTGCAGCATCTCCAGGACGGCCTGGTTGGCACCACCGTGCAGCGGGCCGGACAGGGCGTTCACACCGGCGGCGATGGACGAGTAGATGTTCGCCTGCGAGGAGGCGACCATGCGCACCGTGGAGGTGGAGCAGTTCTGCTCGTGGTCGGCGTGCAGGATGAGCAGCTTGTCGAGGGCCTTCGAGACGACCGGGTCGACCTGGTACTCCTCGGTCGGGTAGCCGAACATGTTGCGCAGGAAGTTCTCGCGCGCGTTCAGGTTGTTGTCCGGGTACATGTAGGGCTTGCCCTTGGACGCGCGGTACGCGTAGGCGGCCAGCATCGGAACCTTGGCCATGAGCCGGTAGGTGTTCTTGAGCTGGAAGTCCTTGTTCAGCGGGTCAAGCTGGTCCTCGTAGTAGGTGGCGAGGATGTTGACCGAGGAGGCCAGGACGTTCATGGGGTGCGCGTTGCGCGGGAAGATCTTGAACTGGCTCTTGAAGTCCTCATCCAGCAGCGTGTGCTTGCGGATGTTTTCGTTGAACTCGGTGAGCTGTGCGTCGTTCGGCAGCTCGCCGTTGATGAGGAGGTAGCTGACCTCGTTGAAGGTCGCGTTGTTGGCCAGGTCGGCGATGTCGTAGCCACGGTAGCGCAGGACGCCGTTCTCGCCGTCGATGTAGGTGATCTCCGACTTGGTTGAGCCGGTGCTGACGTAGCCCGGGTCGAACGTCGTCAGGCCGGTCTCGGCGAGCAGCTTGCCCAGCGCGAAACCGGAGTTGCCTTCAGTCGCCTTGACGATCGGCATCTCGTATTCGCCACCGGGGTAGTGGAGAACGGCCTTGTCCTGGTTATCGGAAGCCATTGACATCCCTTTCGATGTGTTCTGATGTGCTCGGTTGTCGGCCACAGTACGTACGTACGGTAAAACGGACCGTGGGATAGGACACAGTCTACAGAAATACAACTACACGCAACATCCCGGTACCCGGTTCCCACGGGGGAAGCCACCCCCGCCCCCGTTTCTCCCGATATATGGGACACCGATTCCACCTGACAGGCAGGCACGCTAGGGTTGTTCCCGGCAGACCCCGCGCGCTGACCGTGCGGGGCACGTCCCCACGACAAGAAAGCGGACAGCACCTCACTATGAGCGATCAGTTCCTGACCCTCCCCGAGAACCTCATCC
This is a stretch of genomic DNA from Corynebacterium nuruki S6-4. It encodes these proteins:
- a CDS encoding citrate synthase; translated protein: MASDNQDKAVLHYPGGEYEMPIVKATEGNSGFALGKLLAETGLTTFDPGYVSTGSTKSEITYIDGENGVLRYRGYDIADLANNATFNEVSYLLINGELPNDAQLTEFNENIRKHTLLDEDFKSQFKIFPRNAHPMNVLASSVNILATYYEDQLDPLNKDFQLKNTYRLMAKVPMLAAYAYRASKGKPYMYPDNNLNARENFLRNMFGYPTEEYQVDPVVSKALDKLLILHADHEQNCSTSTVRMVASSQANIYSSIAAGVNALSGPLHGGANQAVLEMLQDIHANGDDATEFMTRVKNKEPGVKLMGFGHRVYRNYDPRAAIVKESAHEILEHLGGDNLLDLAMNLEEIALNDDYFISRKLYPNVDFYTGLIYRAMGFPEDFFTVLFAMGRLPGWIAHYLEQVNEPTAKINRPRQIYTGQSFREFVPRSQR